The stretch of DNA AACATTATTCCTTAGGAAATCAGCAATATATTTACACAAAGACTGCAGCTACATGATCATAATTGCCAGTCCCAAGTCCCCAGTCACTCAAACTGACAGGATCCAGATGGGATAGCAATGCCTCTTGCAGCACTTGACAGTATCTCATCAGGGATACAGCAAAACAGAGTGGGGAGGAAAATCACCAACTGGGGCTAAGCAGGCCTGACAACTGGAGATCGCAAGCATGTGCCGGTTTAAATCTTGCAATTTCCATTACGATATCCACATATAACGAACAAACTGCACAATGGTTGACACATTTCATCAACTAATATAAAaagaagaaaggaaaaaaaaagatGAAGCTCTATGGTATACTAAGCTATCAGCAAAGAAGGTAAAAGAAGATGTACATTTGACTTATGGTCAGCACTGTGCAACCATGGCGGTATAAAGGCGCAAAGTATATCAGGTCTGAAAATGTTTATTTTCAAAAAGGTTTTTATACATCTCCAAACCGCGATGCGAGAGATGCTACCAAGGCTTCAGGTCACCCACCGGGCCAGCAGTCCAGTTCAGACGGGCCTGGCCGGGTTTCAAGAAGACATTTTCACCATGCGGAAGCTTGCGAGCAAGCCCGTTCAGTATCTGGTGGAACGCATCTCCTGCTTGAGCTGGCTGGGGGAACAGCATAGCCTGCTTCATCGAAGGGTTTGCGAGAAGCCTTTGCTTCCTCAGTATATCCTCTGTTGGTATGGATGTCAGGATGCTGTCCAGCCTCGGGACGTCCTCCTCGGGAACAAACACGCCGATCTCCTCCCATGGGATGGCGTCCGCGAAGGGCAGGACGATGTCGTCTGCGATGATCACCGGGATGCAGCCGAAAACCACGGCTTCCACCAGTCTGGGGCTCCATGGTGCCCAGCCCAATGGGCACAGGCAGAACACAGACCTCTGCATATCTTCATAGTATGTCGGTGGGTGGTCGGTTGAGATGTCGAACAGCGGGTTGTTCTTGAAGTTCTCCCAGACAGATGCACGAGCACCTCTGTAGAATACATAGAAATGTCAGACTGACAATACAAAACAATACAATAAGAGGGAATAGCAGGATCTATAAGACTGATGCATCAGTTTTCGACAGACAAAAAATTACCTGGCATAGTATCCACCCTCAGGATCATTGCCGGTGTCATAGAACAAACCACGGAAGTATACGAAGATGGATCGAGGGGTCTCGCCAGGAATAAGGTGATTCTGCATTTTCTGCGGAGGCGCAAATGGCGGAATTGTGATGGAGCCTTCCTTCAAGCAGACATGGTTCTTCTGTCCAAAGGTCTGAACCAGTGTGGCACGCTGAAGCAAGGGAAGGATTCCTCGCCCAATTGCTTTCTCTTCCTGAAAtaataatttaagatcttgtTACAGAAAGACAAAATTGTGCTGGAATAAGCATCAAGATAATGTGTCAGTCAGAAGAAAACATGGTATGACATGGCAGATTGGCATGTAGTTATTTTCAATTGGACAGTTAACTGTAGATCTAAAGAGTAGTCAGACCTTTTTTATACAGAAAAAGCAAGCAAATCATTATCTGAAACAAAGGACAGAACATGTACTGAAGTACTTAAGTCAGAGTTGCCCATTGATAAGTGCAAATAAAAAAAACTAGCATCTTGATGCCACACTGTCCACATGCTTTGTGCTGCAATTAGAAATGCCCCAGCTGTTCAAAACACATGTACTCCAGTACTAAACAACTGCTtaacatgtactccctccgttcctaaatacttgtctttctaggcatttcaacaagtgactacatacagagcaaaatgagtgaatctacactataaaatatgtctacatacatccgtatgtagtagtcatttgaaatgtctagaaagacaaatatttaggaacggagggagtagtattcaGTTAATCAAATAAACAGCAAGGATTTGCTCATGTGTCTGTACCTGATAATGGAAGCAAGCGCCAAAGTCATGTGGCGTGACAAAGAAATGATCTGCCCCCTCCGATCTATTCCAGTAAGGCCATTTCGTCGCGATCAGCTCGATCGCGCTGCGCatcatccgcggagacttgaagGGCAAGGGGAGACCCGAAGGCGTCAGGTCGCATGTCGGGTACACAGGTGTGTAGAACCAATCCGCTTCCTCGGGATTAGTGGTCCGAACCGCACTCGACAGCAGGAACCGGTGCATGAAGATCTCCGCGGCGAACATGTGGTTCAGGCACCTTGGGTCTTTCTTCAGCAGCTTCTTGTTGTATTTTCCAGGGAGGTCATAGATAAACACCTTGAGCCTCCCAACAGGGTCATCGTCCAGCACGTCACCAGCACTCCCTGCATTTTGTTGGCCAGAAGACATCTATGAGTGTCGCCCAAAAGCAGAGCAAAGAATATACCAAgcttgataacaggatcacatagCACTTTGATTGAAAGGATTGTATGATAAGCAAGGTCTAACTCTAATACTCTATCTATGCTAAATGGCATGAATCATGATTGCCCTACGCAAGGTACATGTCTTGACTATATGAACTGAGGTGCTAATAGCATTTGGATGTTCAATAAAAGATAGTTTGGATTGAACCAGAAACTAGACAAATTATTTGGAGGTGGAACGGCAATAGAAACTACCCCATTCCACCTATCTGTATAATCCAGTCCCATCTGA from Triticum urartu cultivar G1812 chromosome 3, Tu2.1, whole genome shotgun sequence encodes:
- the LOC125545817 gene encoding probable glucuronosyltransferase Os01g0926700, whose product is MMARRALVAIAVLAAAAALLVAAEAQQAPAQQGHQTERISGSAGDVLDDDPVGRLKVFIYDLPGKYNKKLLKKDPRCLNHMFAAEIFMHRFLLSSAVRTTNPEEADWFYTPVYPTCDLTPSGLPLPFKSPRMMRSAIELIATKWPYWNRSEGADHFFVTPHDFGACFHYQEEKAIGRGILPLLQRATLVQTFGQKNHVCLKEGSITIPPFAPPQKMQNHLIPGETPRSIFVYFRGLFYDTGNDPEGGYYARGARASVWENFKNNPLFDISTDHPPTYYEDMQRSVFCLCPLGWAPWSPRLVEAVVFGCIPVIIADDIVLPFADAIPWEEIGVFVPEEDVPRLDSILTSIPTEDILRKQRLLANPSMKQAMLFPQPAQAGDAFHQILNGLARKLPHGENVFLKPGQARLNWTAGPVGDLKPW